One window of the Janthinobacterium sp. PAMC25594 genome contains the following:
- a CDS encoding ATP-binding protein, whose amino-acid sequence MLRLRSIRHKLMSVVLLTTLVALVISLGTIVVYDLRAYHRNLVADISTQAELLGHMSSAALAFDDERLALENLNLMRIRPRVTAGALYKADGSLFASYRANERVGALPAKVGKEGESIAGSSVELFKPIVDNGELLGTVYLRADYELAGRTADYLAIALGVTVLALLVALLLLRRLDFVITQPILDIADVAREVIETGDYSRRARKLSDDEVAQLVDSFNKMLAEIELRTHALERSNGELAREGEQRTQAQQEVMRLNQELEVRVHERTMQLEMTNGELAMAMEEARSANYAKSAFLSSMSHELRTPLNAILGFAQILSSDRLPSTLEQKKEFAGHILKSGRHLLTLINEILDLAKVESGTVSLSLEPVGLDAILQECRDMIAPLASQRGIGMAFPDACPLNVLADRTRLKQILLNLLSNALKYNREQGQVAIDCAPHAGGRVRISVRDTGVGLDAEQLALLFQPFNRLGQEGGTEEGSGIGLVVTKRLVELMDGNIGVASAPGEGSTFWIELRVVDAVPIPVAPVLPRPDLAGALLEHSAPVTLLYVEDNPANLTLVEEIVRYCPQLQLLTATDGRLGVEMARTHLPQLILMDINLPHVNGTDALKLLRADPRTAHIPVIALTANAMPGDVERSMALGFYRYLTKPINLDEFTEAINSTLAYVARQRRQKGTGAP is encoded by the coding sequence TCATTTCGCTGGGCACCATCGTCGTCTACGACTTGCGCGCCTATCACCGCAACCTGGTGGCCGACATCAGTACCCAGGCCGAGCTGCTGGGGCACATGAGTTCGGCCGCGCTGGCCTTCGACGACGAACGTCTGGCGCTGGAAAACCTGAACCTGATGCGCATCCGCCCGCGCGTGACGGCCGGCGCCCTGTACAAGGCCGACGGCAGCCTGTTTGCCAGCTACCGCGCGAACGAGCGCGTGGGCGCGCTGCCGGCGAAGGTGGGCAAGGAAGGCGAAAGCATCGCCGGCAGCTCGGTGGAATTGTTCAAGCCCATCGTCGACAATGGCGAGCTGCTGGGCACCGTGTATCTGCGCGCCGATTATGAGCTGGCCGGCCGCACGGCCGACTACCTGGCCATCGCGCTGGGCGTGACGGTGCTGGCGCTGCTGGTGGCTTTGCTGTTGCTGCGCCGCCTCGATTTCGTCATCACGCAGCCCATCCTCGATATCGCCGACGTGGCGCGCGAAGTGATCGAGACGGGCGACTACTCGCGCCGCGCGCGCAAGCTCAGCGACGACGAAGTGGCGCAGCTGGTCGATTCCTTCAACAAGATGCTGGCCGAGATCGAGCTGCGCACGCACGCGCTGGAACGCTCGAATGGCGAACTGGCGCGCGAAGGCGAGCAGCGCACCCAGGCGCAGCAGGAAGTCATGCGCCTGAACCAGGAACTGGAAGTGCGCGTGCACGAGCGCACGATGCAGCTGGAAATGACGAATGGCGAACTGGCCATGGCGATGGAGGAGGCGCGCAGCGCCAACTATGCCAAGTCGGCCTTCCTGTCGTCGATGAGCCATGAATTGCGCACGCCGCTGAACGCCATCCTGGGCTTCGCGCAAATCCTCAGTTCCGACCGCCTGCCGTCGACCCTGGAGCAAAAGAAGGAATTCGCCGGCCATATCCTCAAATCGGGCCGCCATTTGTTGACCTTGATCAATGAAATCCTCGACCTGGCGAAGGTGGAGTCGGGCACGGTCAGCCTGTCGCTGGAACCGGTGGGCCTGGACGCCATCTTGCAGGAATGCCGCGACATGATCGCGCCGCTGGCCAGCCAGCGCGGCATCGGCATGGCTTTTCCCGATGCCTGTCCCCTGAACGTGCTGGCCGACCGCACGCGCCTCAAGCAAATTCTGTTGAACCTGCTGTCGAATGCGCTCAAGTACAACCGCGAGCAGGGGCAGGTGGCCATCGATTGCGCGCCGCACGCTGGCGGACGGGTGCGCATCAGCGTGCGCGACACGGGCGTGGGTCTCGATGCCGAACAGCTGGCGCTGCTGTTCCAGCCCTTCAACCGGCTGGGGCAGGAGGGCGGCACGGAGGAGGGCAGCGGCATCGGCCTGGTGGTCACCAAGCGCCTGGTGGAATTGATGGACGGCAACATTGGCGTGGCCAGTGCGCCCGGCGAGGGCAGCACTTTCTGGATCGAGCTGCGCGTGGTCGACGCCGTGCCCATTCCCGTGGCCCCGGTCTTGCCGCGGCCGGACCTGGCCGGCGCGCTGCTCGAGCACAGCGCCCCCGTGACCTTGCTGTACGTGGAAGACAATCCCGCCAACCTGACCCTGGTCGAGGAAATCGTCCGCTACTGCCCGCAATTGCAGCTGCTGACGGCCACGGATGGTCGCCTGGGCGTGGAGATGGCGCGCACGCATTTGCCGCAGCTCATCTTGATGGACATCAACCTGCCCCATGTGAACGGCACGGACGCGCTGAAACTGCTGCGCGCCGATCCGCGCACGGCGCACATCCCCGTCATCGCCCTGACGGCCAACGCCATGCCGGGCGACGTGGAGCGCAGCATGGCGCTGGGCTTTTACCGCTACCTGACCAAGCCGATCAACCTCGATGAATTTACCGAGGCGATCAACAGCACCCTGGCCTATGTGGCGCGGCAGCGCCGGCAAAAGGGAACAGGCGCGCCATGA
- the thiL gene encoding thiamine-phosphate kinase, with protein sequence MAPHDALSEFDLIKHYFVRQRPGRATLGIGDDCALMTPGAGKQIAISSDMLVEDRHFFAGADARMLGHKSLAVNLSDLAAMGARPVAFTLALSLPQAERSWLAGFAEGLFALADAFDCELIGGDTTKGPLNICITVFGELTPGQALRRSAAVAGDDIWVSGTLGDARLALAGYRVEQELAPADLLTAAARMHTPTPRVALGCALAEAGLAHAAIDISDGLVGDLGHILKASQVGATLDVDALPAGPVLARQETSLRRRYTAAGGDDYELCFTAPPSSREAIAALALSCGTPVTRVGRIEADSGLRLVDAAGQPLDLALSSFDHFSE encoded by the coding sequence ATGGCCCCACACGACGCGCTTTCCGAATTCGACCTGATCAAACACTATTTCGTGCGCCAGCGCCCCGGCCGCGCCACCCTGGGCATCGGCGACGATTGCGCGCTGATGACGCCCGGCGCGGGCAAGCAGATCGCCATCTCGTCGGACATGCTGGTCGAGGACCGGCACTTCTTTGCCGGCGCCGACGCCCGCATGCTCGGTCATAAAAGCCTGGCCGTGAATCTGTCCGACCTGGCCGCCATGGGCGCGCGTCCCGTGGCATTTACCCTGGCCCTGTCGCTGCCGCAAGCGGAGCGCAGCTGGCTGGCCGGCTTTGCCGAAGGCCTGTTTGCGCTGGCCGACGCCTTTGATTGCGAACTCATCGGCGGCGACACCACCAAGGGGCCTTTGAATATCTGCATCACCGTATTCGGCGAACTGACACCGGGCCAGGCCCTGCGCCGCAGCGCTGCCGTGGCGGGCGACGATATCTGGGTCAGCGGCACCCTGGGCGACGCGCGCCTGGCGCTGGCAGGCTACCGCGTGGAACAGGAACTGGCGCCAGCCGACCTGCTGACGGCCGCCGCGCGCATGCACACGCCCACGCCGCGCGTGGCGCTCGGCTGCGCCCTGGCCGAAGCGGGCCTGGCGCATGCGGCCATCGACATTTCCGACGGCCTGGTCGGAGACCTCGGTCACATCTTGAAAGCGTCGCAAGTGGGCGCCACCCTCGACGTCGACGCCCTGCCGGCCGGGCCCGTGCTGGCGCGGCAGGAAACCAGCTTGCGCCGCCGCTACACGGCCGCCGGCGGCGACGATTATGAGCTGTGCTTCACGGCGCCCCCATCGTCGCGCGAGGCCATCGCCGCGCTGGCGCTCAGCTGCGGCACGCCCGTCACGCGCGTGGGCCGTATCGAGGCGGATAGCGGCTTGCGGCTGGTCGATGCGGCCGGGCAGCCGCTCGATCTGGCCTTGAGTTCTTTCGACCACTTCAGCGAGTAA
- a CDS encoding MFS transporter — translation MPAERPVSSPLPSSALLVAAIILLGLNLRPILAAIGPLLDSIQASTGISNADAGLLTTVPVFAMGVCALAGAQLQRRLGVARGISLGIAIIAAACALRWPLHGSSGLIATAALGGLGIALVQALLPAFIKRHFPARAGQLMGFYTTGIMGGAAIAAASASPLAQSWGWNALLALWALPAVAAALLWRRAAAARVDVSGGAGASLPVGSGRAWLLMVFFGIGTGAYTLVLAWLPPFYTELGWSAADSGLLLGALTLVEVLAGLVISSIIHRFPDRRILLLSVLLCVLGGLACLIVAPAQLALPAVILLGCGIGSLFPLSLIVSMDHVTDPAGAGALLGFVQGGGYIIASSMPFIAGLIRQHSSSLAQAWMVMAGGVVLLLLIAVRFAPGGRLAQSR, via the coding sequence ATGCCTGCTGAACGCCCCGTATCTTCCCCGCTGCCCTCGTCCGCCCTGCTGGTGGCCGCCATCATCCTGCTGGGCTTGAACTTGCGGCCCATCCTGGCCGCCATCGGACCCTTGCTCGACAGCATCCAGGCCAGCACGGGCATCAGCAATGCCGACGCGGGCTTGCTGACCACCGTGCCCGTGTTCGCCATGGGCGTGTGTGCGCTGGCGGGCGCCCAGCTGCAGCGCCGCCTGGGCGTGGCGCGTGGCATCTCGCTGGGCATCGCCATCATCGCTGCCGCCTGCGCGCTGCGCTGGCCCTTGCATGGCAGCAGCGGCCTGATCGCCACGGCAGCCTTGGGCGGCCTGGGCATCGCGCTGGTGCAAGCCTTGCTGCCAGCCTTCATCAAGCGCCATTTCCCCGCGCGGGCGGGCCAGTTGATGGGCTTTTATACGACGGGCATCATGGGCGGCGCGGCCATTGCCGCCGCGTCCGCTTCACCGCTGGCGCAAAGCTGGGGCTGGAACGCGCTGCTGGCCCTGTGGGCGCTGCCCGCCGTGGCCGCCGCCCTGCTGTGGCGCCGCGCCGCCGCTGCGCGCGTGGACGTGTCCGGCGGCGCGGGCGCCAGCCTGCCCGTGGGCAGTGGCCGCGCCTGGCTGCTGATGGTGTTTTTCGGCATCGGCACGGGCGCGTACACGCTGGTGCTGGCCTGGCTGCCGCCGTTTTATACGGAACTGGGCTGGAGCGCGGCCGACAGCGGCTTGCTGCTGGGCGCCCTGACTCTGGTGGAAGTGCTGGCGGGACTGGTGATTTCCAGCATCATCCACCGCTTTCCCGACCGCCGCATCCTGCTGCTGTCCGTCCTGTTGTGCGTACTGGGCGGCCTGGCCTGCCTGATCGTGGCGCCGGCGCAACTGGCGTTGCCCGCCGTGATCCTGCTGGGCTGCGGCATCGGTTCCCTGTTCCCCCTGTCGCTGATCGTCAGCATGGACCACGTGACGGACCCGGCCGGCGCCGGCGCCCTGCTGGGCTTTGTGCAGGGCGGCGGCTACATCATCGCCAGCAGCATGCCGTTCATTGCCGGGCTGATCCGCCAGCATTCATCCAGCCTGGCCCAGGCGTGGATGGTGATGGCGGGCGGCGTGGTGCTGTTATTGCTGATCGCCGTGCGCTTCGCGCCGGGAGGCAGGCTGGCCCAGTCGCGCTAG
- a CDS encoding SMI1/KNR4 family protein, whose product MNIVDHYLEGLRQAMPPEPLAELALASGASAAQLDSLRQAYPLCPDSLLRLLGHYNGTYYEEYAGGTVLVYMLGSDVFEYPYYLSSVAQILEDRQANQRSIADIYGHYLEDDPGIVDARIDTGIQQGQRLCFSHCMNNGGSSRLYVDFTPTASGKVGQVVRFLHDPDNYQVIADSFDAYLQMLIDDDYGFLIEDNFE is encoded by the coding sequence ATGAACATCGTCGACCACTATTTAGAAGGATTGCGCCAGGCAATGCCGCCGGAGCCGCTGGCGGAACTGGCGCTGGCCAGCGGCGCCAGCGCGGCGCAACTGGACAGCTTGCGCCAGGCCTATCCGCTGTGCCCGGACAGCCTGCTGCGCCTGCTGGGCCACTACAACGGCACCTATTACGAGGAATATGCGGGCGGCACGGTGCTGGTGTACATGCTGGGTTCGGACGTGTTCGAATATCCGTATTACCTGAGTTCCGTCGCACAGATCCTGGAAGACCGGCAGGCGAACCAGCGCAGCATCGCCGATATCTACGGCCATTACCTGGAAGACGACCCCGGCATCGTCGACGCCCGCATTGATACGGGCATCCAACAGGGCCAGAGGCTGTGTTTTTCGCATTGCATGAACAATGGCGGTTCCTCGCGGCTGTATGTCGATTTCACGCCGACGGCGTCGGGCAAGGTGGGGCAGGTCGTGCGCTTCCTGCACGATCCCGACAACTACCAGGTCATCGCCGACAGTTTCGATGCCTACCTGCAAATGCTGATCGATGACGACTACGGTTTCCTGATCGAGGACAATTTTGAATAG
- a CDS encoding MarR family winged helix-turn-helix transcriptional regulator, whose amino-acid sequence MTDTPQEHTRAQFAAAQWQRELPQMDTHAMQLVGQLGTVAQLMARDWLNPLFAEHGLQPGEFDVLATLRRSGAPYALTPTALYEAAMLSSGGMTNRIDRLEAAGLIERQKHPTDRRGVLVALTPKGLALIEKLVLLHVENERAMLSALSADEQRQLDQLLAKLLQGMAQAKKV is encoded by the coding sequence ATGACGGATACCCCGCAAGAACACACGCGCGCGCAATTTGCCGCCGCACAATGGCAGCGCGAATTGCCGCAGATGGATACGCATGCCATGCAACTGGTGGGCCAGCTGGGCACGGTGGCGCAGCTGATGGCGCGCGACTGGCTCAACCCGCTGTTTGCCGAACATGGCTTGCAACCGGGCGAATTCGACGTGCTGGCGACCTTGCGCCGCTCGGGCGCGCCCTATGCCCTGACGCCGACGGCCCTGTACGAGGCGGCCATGCTGTCCTCGGGCGGCATGACCAACCGCATCGACCGGCTGGAAGCGGCCGGCCTGATCGAACGCCAGAAGCACCCGACGGACCGGCGCGGCGTGCTGGTGGCCCTGACGCCGAAGGGATTGGCACTGATTGAAAAGCTGGTGCTGCTGCACGTGGAGAACGAACGCGCCATGCTGTCGGCACTGAGCGCGGACGAGCAGCGCCAGCTCGACCAGTTGCTGGCCAAGCTGCTGCAGGGCATGGCGCAGGCGAAGAAAGTTTAA
- a CDS encoding EAL domain-containing protein: protein MISQADIYAAKILIVDDQEVNLRLLAHLLESGGYTAISSTLDAHAVAGLHQRQQFDLIILDLVMPGMSGYDVMDALRPLELEGYLPVLVIAADPDAKLAALEAGARDFISKPFDALEVLTRIRNMLEVRLLHRAARHYNTLLERTVGQRTAELQRFRGAMDATTDAIFLVDVLGMTLVDVNDGACRLLGYARAELLALAPGTLLPSPPAPPLAALPGGPGHLATEVTECELVRRDLSLVPVELGWHWYAQAPVAGGHATGGLLLIAVARDISERRQTQERLKHLAHYDGLTGLPNRSLFYQTLAQAVELAQEKSWRIVVLFIALDRFKSINDTLGAALGDELLRQFSNRLVECVRLRDTVGRLGNDEFALILTMSRNQQEAVAVANQVREALRAPFDLRGHAATLTASIGIAMYPDDATDPETLIKYANTAMGGAKQAGRDGYRFFTAGMNVQVLARLDLELALRHALEHDQFILYYQPKVDLRTGRISGVEALLRWRRPGYGLVAPAEFVPVLEDTGLIVRVGAWVIQAACRQIAEWRDSEVGPVRVAVNVSSRQFAEGDLEGEVTRALARHGVAPELLELELTETALMSNAERTIVVLGKLKKIGVKVAIDDFGTGYSSLAYLQRFPIDKLKIDIAFVRNITSNPNDAAIALAIVSMAHSLKLSVVAEGVESRPQLEYLRRNRCDEIQGFYFSRALPALELGQMIAAGAGLPPGHDPAAQPAQTLLIVDDDVNVLSSLHRLFRPEGYQILTASTPAEGFEMLALHRAHVIVCDQRMPSMSGTEFLSKVKELYPETIRIILSGYTGLEAVLDSLNRGAIYRFYTKPWDDTQLRDNIRLAFQHYWMVNQPGLARVAVR, encoded by the coding sequence ATGATCAGCCAGGCCGATATCTATGCGGCGAAAATTCTCATCGTCGACGACCAGGAAGTCAATTTGCGCCTGCTCGCGCATTTGCTGGAAAGCGGCGGCTACACGGCCATCAGCAGCACCCTCGACGCGCACGCCGTGGCCGGCCTGCACCAGCGCCAGCAGTTCGACCTGATCATCCTCGACCTGGTGATGCCCGGCATGAGCGGCTACGACGTGATGGATGCCTTGCGCCCGCTAGAGCTGGAAGGCTACCTGCCCGTGCTGGTGATCGCCGCCGACCCGGATGCCAAGCTGGCCGCGCTGGAAGCGGGCGCGCGCGACTTCATCAGCAAGCCCTTCGACGCGCTCGAAGTGCTCACGCGCATCCGCAACATGCTTGAAGTGCGGCTGCTGCACCGCGCCGCGCGCCACTACAACACCTTGCTCGAACGCACGGTGGGCCAGCGCACGGCCGAACTGCAGCGCTTTCGCGGCGCCATGGACGCCACCACCGACGCCATCTTCCTCGTCGACGTGCTGGGCATGACCCTGGTCGACGTCAACGATGGCGCGTGCCGCCTGCTCGGCTATGCGCGCGCCGAACTGCTGGCGCTGGCGCCCGGCACCTTGCTGCCATCGCCGCCGGCCCCGCCCCTGGCCGCGCTGCCGGGTGGTCCGGGCCACCTGGCCACGGAAGTGACGGAATGCGAACTGGTGCGGCGCGACCTGAGCCTGGTGCCCGTGGAACTGGGCTGGCACTGGTATGCGCAGGCGCCCGTGGCCGGCGGCCATGCCACGGGTGGCCTGCTGCTGATCGCCGTGGCGCGCGACATCAGCGAACGGCGCCAGACGCAGGAGCGGCTGAAGCACCTGGCCCATTACGATGGCTTGACGGGGCTGCCGAACCGCAGCCTGTTTTACCAGACGCTGGCGCAGGCGGTCGAACTGGCGCAGGAAAAAAGCTGGCGCATCGTGGTGCTGTTCATCGCGCTCGACCGCTTCAAAAGCATCAACGACACCCTGGGCGCGGCGCTGGGCGACGAGCTATTGCGCCAGTTCAGCAACCGCCTGGTCGAATGCGTGCGCCTGCGCGACACGGTTGGGCGCCTGGGCAACGACGAATTCGCGCTGATACTCACCATGAGCCGCAACCAGCAGGAAGCCGTGGCGGTAGCGAACCAGGTGCGCGAAGCCTTGCGCGCGCCGTTCGACTTGCGCGGCCACGCGGCCACCCTGACGGCCAGCATCGGCATCGCCATGTATCCGGACGACGCCACCGACCCGGAAACACTGATCAAATACGCGAATACGGCCATGGGCGGCGCCAAGCAGGCGGGGCGCGACGGCTACCGCTTTTTCACGGCCGGCATGAACGTGCAGGTGCTGGCGCGCCTGGACCTGGAACTGGCGTTGCGCCATGCGCTCGAACACGACCAGTTCATCCTGTACTACCAGCCGAAGGTGGACTTGCGCACGGGCCGCATCAGCGGCGTGGAAGCGCTGCTGCGCTGGCGCCGTCCCGGCTACGGCCTGGTGGCGCCGGCCGAATTCGTGCCGGTGCTGGAAGACACGGGCCTGATCGTGCGCGTGGGCGCCTGGGTGATCCAGGCCGCCTGCCGCCAGATCGCCGAGTGGCGCGACAGCGAAGTGGGACCCGTGCGCGTGGCCGTGAACGTGTCGAGCCGCCAGTTCGCCGAAGGCGACCTGGAAGGCGAAGTGACGCGCGCGCTGGCGCGGCACGGCGTGGCGCCGGAATTGCTGGAACTGGAACTGACGGAAACGGCGCTGATGTCGAACGCCGAGCGCACCATCGTCGTGCTGGGAAAATTGAAGAAAATCGGCGTGAAGGTGGCCATCGACGATTTCGGCACCGGCTATTCCAGCCTCGCGTATTTGCAGCGCTTCCCCATCGACAAGCTGAAAATCGACATCGCCTTCGTGCGCAACATCACCAGCAATCCGAACGACGCGGCCATCGCGCTGGCCATCGTCAGCATGGCGCACAGCCTGAAACTGAGCGTGGTGGCCGAGGGCGTGGAATCGCGCCCGCAGCTCGAGTACCTGCGGCGCAACCGCTGCGACGAGATCCAGGGCTTTTATTTCAGCCGCGCCCTGCCGGCGCTGGAACTGGGGCAGATGATCGCCGCCGGCGCCGGCCTGCCGCCCGGCCACGATCCCGCTGCCCAGCCGGCGCAAACCCTGCTCATCGTCGACGACGACGTCAACGTACTGTCGTCCTTGCACCGCCTGTTCCGTCCCGAGGGCTACCAGATTCTCACGGCCAGCACGCCGGCCGAAGGGTTTGAAATGCTCGCCCTGCACAGGGCCCACGTGATCGTCTGCGACCAGCGCATGCCCAGCATGAGCGGCACGGAATTCTTGAGCAAAGTGAAAGAGCTGTACCCGGAAACCATCCGCATCATCCTGTCCGGCTACACGGGCCTGGAAGCCGTGCTCGACTCGCTCAACCGCGGCGCCATCTACCGTTTTTATACGAAACCGTGGGACGACACCCAGCTGCGCGACAACATCCGCCTGGCCTTCCAGCACTACTGGATGGTGAACCAGCCGGGGCTGGCGCGCGTGGCGGTGCGCTAG
- a CDS encoding NADP-dependent malic enzyme, with translation MDSSSDKKEELRQQLRLAALEYHECPRPGKISVTPTKQLTNQRDLALAYSPGVAAPCEEIVIDPANAYKYTARGNLVAVITNGTAVLGLGNIGPLAAKPVMEGKGVLFKKFAGIDVFDIEINEMDPDKLVDIIASLEPTFGGVNLEDIKAPECFYIERQLRSRMKIPVFHDDQHGTAIIVGAAILNGLKAVGKKIEDCKLVVSGAGAAALACLDLIVDLGFPLKNIYVTDLAGVVYKGRAELMDPDKERFAQDTPLRTLAEIIPDADIFLGVSAGGVLKQDMVRKMAPNPLILALANPNPEILPEEVKAVRSDAIIATGRSDYPNQVNNVLCFPYIFRGALDCGATTITREMEIAVVHAIADLAHAEQSDIVATTYGISNLSFGPEYLIPMPFDPRLLIKIAPAVAKAAEESGVATRPIKDLQAYADSLQQFVYRSGTFMKPLFLMAKSTPAELKRIVYAEGEEERVLRAVQVVVDEKLARPILVGRPPVLEARIQKFGLRLKQGVDFDVINPDFDERYRDYWNTYYAMTSRKGVTEEYAKLEMRRRHTLIGSMMIHKGDADGMICGTFGTTQLHLKYIDQVLGKRAGSNVYAAMNVLIMPERQLVMVDTHVNENPDAGQLAEITIMAAEEMTRFGLSPRAALLSHSNFGSSDSASAQKMRAALAIIKERAPDLEIDGEMHGDTALDSKLRQKIMPNSALKHDANLLVMPNIESANIAYNLVKTAAGNGIAVGPILLGCAKPVHILTPSATVRRIVNMTALCVVDAVAQRKV, from the coding sequence ATGGATTCGTCATCTGATAAAAAAGAAGAATTGCGTCAACAATTGCGCTTGGCCGCACTCGAATATCACGAGTGCCCGCGCCCCGGCAAAATCAGCGTGACGCCCACCAAACAACTGACCAACCAGCGCGACCTGGCGCTGGCCTACTCGCCAGGCGTGGCGGCACCGTGCGAAGAAATCGTCATCGATCCGGCGAATGCCTATAAATATACGGCGCGCGGCAACCTGGTGGCCGTCATCACCAACGGCACGGCCGTGCTGGGACTGGGCAATATCGGCCCGCTGGCAGCCAAGCCGGTGATGGAAGGCAAGGGCGTGCTGTTCAAGAAATTCGCCGGCATCGACGTCTTCGACATCGAAATCAACGAAATGGACCCGGACAAGCTGGTCGACATCATCGCTTCGCTGGAACCGACCTTCGGCGGCGTGAACCTGGAAGACATCAAGGCGCCCGAGTGTTTCTACATCGAGCGCCAGTTGCGCAGCCGCATGAAGATTCCCGTCTTCCATGACGACCAGCACGGCACCGCCATCATCGTCGGCGCGGCCATCCTGAACGGCCTGAAAGCCGTCGGCAAGAAAATCGAGGACTGCAAGCTGGTCGTGTCGGGCGCGGGCGCCGCGGCGCTGGCCTGCCTGGACCTGATCGTCGACCTGGGCTTCCCGCTCAAAAACATCTACGTCACCGACCTGGCCGGCGTGGTCTACAAGGGCCGCGCGGAACTGATGGACCCGGACAAGGAACGCTTCGCGCAAGACACGCCGCTGCGCACCCTGGCCGAGATCATCCCGGACGCCGACATCTTCCTCGGCGTGTCCGCCGGCGGCGTGCTGAAACAGGACATGGTGCGCAAGATGGCGCCGAACCCGCTGATCCTGGCGCTGGCCAATCCGAATCCGGAAATCCTGCCGGAAGAAGTCAAGGCCGTGCGCAGCGACGCCATCATCGCCACGGGCCGTTCGGACTATCCGAACCAGGTCAACAACGTGCTGTGCTTCCCGTACATCTTCCGCGGCGCCCTCGATTGCGGCGCGACGACGATCACGCGCGAAATGGAAATCGCCGTGGTGCACGCGATCGCCGACCTGGCGCATGCCGAGCAGTCGGACATCGTCGCCACCACCTACGGCATCAGCAACCTGTCGTTCGGTCCTGAATACCTGATCCCGATGCCGTTCGACCCGCGCTTGCTGATCAAGATCGCGCCAGCGGTGGCCAAGGCAGCCGAGGAATCGGGCGTCGCCACGCGTCCGATCAAGGATTTGCAGGCGTATGCGGACAGCCTGCAGCAATTCGTCTACCGCAGCGGCACTTTCATGAAGCCGCTGTTCCTGATGGCCAAGTCCACGCCGGCCGAACTCAAACGCATCGTCTACGCCGAAGGCGAAGAAGAGCGCGTGCTGCGCGCCGTGCAAGTGGTGGTCGATGAAAAACTGGCGCGCCCCATCCTGGTGGGCCGTCCGCCCGTGCTCGAAGCGCGCATCCAGAAGTTCGGCCTGCGCCTGAAGCAAGGCGTCGATTTCGACGTCATCAACCCGGACTTCGACGAGCGCTATCGCGATTACTGGAACACGTATTACGCGATGACCAGCCGCAAGGGCGTCACCGAGGAATACGCGAAGCTGGAAATGCGCCGCCGCCACACCCTGATCGGTTCGATGATGATCCACAAGGGCGACGCCGACGGCATGATCTGCGGCACCTTCGGCACCACCCAGCTGCACCTGAAATACATTGATCAGGTGCTGGGCAAGCGCGCCGGCAGCAATGTCTACGCGGCCATGAACGTCTTGATCATGCCGGAGCGCCAGCTGGTGATGGTCGACACGCACGTCAACGAAAACCCGGACGCCGGGCAATTGGCCGAGATCACCATCATGGCCGCCGAAGAGATGACCCGCTTCGGCCTGTCGCCGCGCGCGGCGCTGCTGTCGCATTCGAACTTCGGTTCCAGCGACAGCGCCTCGGCGCAAAAGATGCGCGCCGCGCTGGCCATCATCAAGGAACGCGCGCCGGACCTGGAAATCGACGGCGAAATGCACGGCGATACGGCCCTCGACAGCAAGCTGCGTCAAAAAATCATGCCGAATTCGGCACTGAAGCACGATGCCAACCTGCTGGTCATGCCGAACATCGAATCGGCCAACATCGCCTACAACCTGGTGAAAACGGCCGCCGGCAACGGCATCGCCGTGGGTCCGATCCTGCTCGGCTGCGCCAAGCCCGTGCACATTTTGACGCCATCGGCCACCGTGCGCCGCATCGTCAACATGACGGCCTTGTGCGTGGTTGATGCCGTAGCGCAACGCAAGGTCTAA